The genomic window TTGGCCGGACCACGCGGAACGCGTCTCTCTCGCGTCGTCCCCCACTCACCAACGAGGAAGGCGTCCTGCGCGGCGCcccgctccctctccctctccctctccctcgatgGGCATGGCGGCGGCCATACACCTCCCCCTCCTCTACGGCACCCCCTCGCCGCGATTGGATATGCAGCCTTGCCGGCGTCTCCTTCCCCTCGTCGGAGATGCAACTTCACCGCGTCTCCTGCCCCTCGACCAAGGATCTGGGAAAGGACGGGGCGGCTCCCTCTCAGATCCGGCCTCTCCCTCGGCTCGCCCTCTGGAACGACGgctcctcccccgtctctctctcgtCAAGCAGCAGCAGATTGCTCCCTCCTCCCGTTCCTCTCACCCAGCAGCAACGATGGCAGGTTAGATGCAGCCGATTTGTTGGGAAGCAGAGCAGATAAGCGGCGGTCGGCTCGGCTCGTCTCCTTCCCGGCAGCTAGCCGGCCGGTGGCATCCACACACCTTGGCGGTAGCAGCACCAACCAGGGAGCAGCCAGTTCGGCAAGCAGCAAGAGAATCATCAGCGGCGGCAAGAGCAAGCTTCTTCGATTGGCTCTTTCTAACTTGGCATTCTCCATCCAATAATTAGTAGTACTCAACTTGATTAATGCTAGCTTTGTGTGCTCTGTGTTGAGACCGGTAGTAACAATTTTTGTTGTCATTAATACTTTGTGATCTAGATTTTGTGCTTCATCAACATTTGTtatttattttctgaaaagttgttgTGACTACCATTTTTTGTATATAAACAATCAAATATCAGGTTATATATTTCAGTGATAAATCATTGCGAAATTCAAATGTTGTTCAAAACTATTTATGCTTGCGAGTGGAGTTATAAATTATTGTGAGCGGAACCAAATTCACTCAATTCAATCTCTCCAACCAAACACCGAAATGTAACCATTTCATTCCATCTATTGTGCTCAAGCAAACATAGAGACGGAACCGACCCATTCTAGTGAAATGGAACCATGACATTCCATTCCACTTCGTtccgcaaccaaacacacccttagtgGACTACGTAGATTGTAGATTCATGTCAAGGTGAATCGTACCTGTAACCTGTTACTCATGTTTAGGCTTTAATTAGCAGAAGAAACTGGAGTAGAGTAGGGGCCATGATAATGAAAACTTTGATGGCCATTTCATTTTCCCTTGAGTATGAATGATGTTCTGCCGACAATTCTGTGAAGCTTGAGAATCAGAGTATAGACCATGGAACTGGAATTCTGACAAAAATATCACAGGGAAGATATTTTGTGAACAATTACGGCGTGTATATTCATGAAAACTAAATTTACAAGGTAACTAGGGAAAGAGGTAGGTTGAGCCAACCACGTAGGTGAGGCCACTGGTCTTTGTCGACGTGCACTGTCCGCTCATCAATGTCTCGAGAAACAATTCCAAGTCGACTGATGACGATGTCGTGATCGGTCTTATCCGACTACGTCTTACGTCTTGATCTTATCCTCTCCCAACAATAAAGAAGACAACTAAATCAGTTGTTTGTTAGGAAAAAAAAAAACATCGCCATCTCCGCCTCTCAATAAAAATGGCATAAAGGCAAGGCAAGCAGACTGCACTGAAGGCAGTAGTGCAGCACACCAGTTCGACACTTCCAACGCACGCAAGAAAATCCTCCAGGTTCATCCACAGCATAGGAAGCGGGGAGATGGAAGGGAGCAGCAGCCGGACGCCGGAGATAACCATCGTCCCGGCGCCTAggccggcggcggccggtggcggtgGCGCCGTCGAGGCGGTGAAGGCGGCGAGCAAGGAGCCCATCAGCCCGGGCTCGCCTTCCCCGGCCAGCAAGGAGCGCCCCGGCGCCGTCTCCCTGCCCGGGTGGAAGCTCGACTCCCTCTGCAAGGAGTCCAGCTCGCCGACGGCCATGATGGCGCGCTTCCCCTATTTCTGAAGCCACGCGCGTCTTTGTCATCCTTTGCTAGTATTTCCCGGCTGGTATATGTAAGTTTGCAGCGGCAGTTTTGCTGCTCATTCCTTCCGGCGATGTCGTGTAGAACTCGTATCGTGATTGTATCGTTCTCGCAAGAGTTCTGGGGTGTCTTTGTGGTTGCTTTGAACTTCCTTTTTAAACATCACTACAAAGGTAAGCGCTCATACATCATGccttatgagcaccttcgagagactgagccgacatgtcattttaaaatttacgaagtcatcgtcattgtccctctaaccatccaatcacaggttGGTTTACTGGTGGCTTTGAACTTGGTCATGCATGTGTATATTTTGTTCTTGAAGTTTGTGTATGATCATGTGAACTTTAATACTCCAAATAATATATACGTAGATGGCAATAAAAACGCGCAATACTTTTCGTTTGAGAGAAAAGGTATGCACTTGATGACTTTATAAAGGTTAACATGTAGAATTCATCCGTACATCCAACAGCCTAACACCGGACCATACATGGGTTAACAGGTTTTGGACACTCCACATGCAGCAAAAACAGCAAAAACACAGTAAGAGTAAGTACAATAAGATGACATAAGTAGGCTATAAGAATTAGAATATTATATTgttgcttagttgaaggagagagaggAGAAGCTGGCTCTTGGTTAGTAGTCGGCTGCAACACGACACCCAAGACGCTTTTTGAGGTTGTAAGGTGGGCCAACTTCTAATAAAATAGTACACATCTAAAATTTACTATTCTAAATGCCGACTATGTGTTGGCTCTAGATGACATAACAACTTTTTATAGCCGACCATTgcttgtattattaaccatgctctaagatgCTCACTAACTATGCACAAAAGAAGCAATTCAAGAGAAAGTCATAACTAGACCCTAGGCCGGAGAAACTAGATCCTGCTGAGAAAGAGAGAACGCCATGGCACGAACGTGCGAGATCAGCAGCTCCGTATCCTCTAGGTCACTCTCCTTGGTCAATGATTCGATTGATTTCCATTGTTGTAGAAAGAATATTAGTTTGAACAAACAGTAAACTTGTTTATGGTAGTCCATAAGACCCAACATGTAGCAAAAAAAGAACCAAAATAAACACCTGATCTGCCTCGATAAAGACCTAGTCAGCAATCGGAGTTCATTGGAAGAGGTGGGCTCCCATGTTACATACGACAAAATGCAACACCAGAACATGATGGCTAAGTCACATTTAGGAGTCCGTCAGAGCATCACACAATACACAAAGATCAAAATCAGGGCCAATGCGCTTATGATAGCTTGACACATGAAGGTTTTAATTTTGAGAGCAACTCTAGGACGCCACACATCTCTGAACTTGGTAGTAGCAGAACCCTCTATCAATCCGAAATAAAGAGATTTAACTGTAAAACAACCAGAAGCAGTATGAGGCTGGATCATCGAATCCACCGACTCCGAGAGCGTGGGAGAGATGGTAGCAAGACAGTGTCGGTTCTCCAACTCGTCAGGAGAGAGCACACGTCGAAGACCCAGATCCAAATTATTAAGAAAAAGTTTTGAGATGAAACTATCAGCATAGTAAGAAAATAAAACAGAGAAAGAGGAGCATAAAGATGAGCCACCATGCCACCAATTAAGCCTAAAACGAACTCACCATTGCCGACAACAAATGTGGAGGACGGATAGGGAAAGAGGCGTCGTGGGTTGGGGACGATGATGGAGCAATGATGGTGATAGGGCTACAGTGGTAGCTGTGCGGTCGAGGGAGAAAAGAGAAGAGAAACATGGTAGGTTGGGCAAGGACGAGGACGTCTTCAAGAGATTTGGCGCGGGCCCCTGCCATTAAGTCCGATATAGCAGACACGTTCAAGCGTCTCATATCCGTCCTACATATGAGTTGGGTATTGGGGGTGTCAGCCAGGCCAGACGTTTGGACTGAGTTTGTCAGGTTCGATTAGGTGACATTTTTTTGTCCGGGCGCTAGCCAGTCGTTGTTTGGGATGGACAGAGGCTCCTTTGTAGATGCTTTAAGGGCATCTCGAACGGCAACCCGCAAATTCCCTCCTGCATCTATCCGTGGAAGAGGGGACCAGTCCGTGGACATGGATGGGGGAAGACGCCATCCAGCCATAGTCACATACATCCGACCTTCCTTATTTTTTTAAGTTTGCACGATCAAATAATCGCatactgatatgtccattttgcatcatgtttcctactgttatttatagtgttttcaatcaacataacactttgtggagcaattctaatgtcttttctctcataatatgcaaaatatacacaaagagggagattaccgggagctggaattctggacctgaaaaatgTATGGCAGAgatacctattatgcacatctccaaatgagctaaaattttacagcgatttattttggaatatataaaaatcaTTGAagaaaagaagtaccagaggggccacccaggtgcccactaggcaccagggcacgcctacccccctgggcgccctggtgggtagtggggcccctcgccagcctccggtgcccatcttctggtatgtaagcccattttccctagaaaaaaataaggagaggacttcagggatggagcaccgccgtcttgaggcagaacttgaggcaggagcacttttgctcctTGGCGGAGAgattccgccggggatacttccctccgggagggggaaatcaaagccatcgacatcaccaacaaccTTCTCATCACGGGAGGGTCAATATTCATCAGCATCTTCaatatcaccatctcatctcacaccctagttcatctcttgtattcaatctttgtatcaaaacctcagattggtacctgtgggttgctagtagtgttgattacatcttgtagttgatattagttggtttatttggtggaagatcatatgttcagatctattattctattcaatacccctctgatcttgagcatgaatatgttttgtgagtagttacttttgttcttgaggacatgggagaagtcttgtcataagtaatcatgtgaatttggtattcgtttgatatttggatgatatgtatgttgttgattcccttagtggtgttatgtgaatgtcgactacatgacacttcaccatccttgggcctaaaggaatgcattatggagtagttattagatgatgggttgctagagtgatagaagcttaaaccctagtttatgcgctatttcgtaaggggctgatttggatccatatgtttaatgttatggttaaattttatcttaattcttttttcgtagtcgcggatgcttgtgagaggggttaatcataagtgggaagaTTTTCAAGTAAGAatatcacccaagcaccggtccacccacatataaaattgtcaaagtaatgaacgcaaatcaaacaaacatgattaaagtggctagatgaaattcccgtgtgtcctcaagaatgttTTGCTTATTATAAAAGATTGTTACAGCCTGTccgttgctacaaaaaggattgggctaccttgctgcacttttgttaccgttactattacttgcttgttacaaattagtTTGCTATCAAattatttgttacctacaattttaatGCCTGCAAAAAATACCTTGCctaaaactgcttgtcatttccttctgctcctcattgggttctacattcttacttattgaaaggactatgatagatcccctatatttgtgggtcatcatatACAAAGGGTACAGATgttcaaatagccgcatgcaaTAGTAGTTCAAATTAAAAAATCAAATATTATACCCCAACATTGTTTTCCCCTTTAACTACCCACTGATGATCAATCAGATCTTCCTTCAGCAGCTCGTGAGTTGATCGATGCCGAATTTGTTGgtgcatttgaataaactcttcaaatgtggccggattctggtttggaagttggataggatcaccaATGTTCTCGAATTCCAGAGTTGCGGCAGCATCGTCACCCTCATgttcgacgatcatgttgtgcatgatatcacaacatgtcatcacctctcACAAGGTCTCCGGATCCCATTGTTTAGAAGGTCCACAAACAACTGCAAAATGATCCAACAGAGAACTTCAAATGtcctctcgacatcctttctagctaCTTCTTATCTTTGGGCAAAGTGAGCATTTTTCTGACCAACTGGGTTAGAGATGGTGCTGACAATTATATCCCACAAAGGATAGATACAGTCAACCAGATAGTATCCCATGTTGTACGCATATCCATTGACACTATAGTACCAAGGAGGAGCTTTTCCTTCAGTCAGCCTTGCAAACAATAGTGATCACTGCAGCATactgatgtcattgtgagacccgggcATGCCAAATAAAGCGTGACAAATCCAAAGATtctatgatgcaactgcttcaagaatgatggtgggcttcttaacatgaccctgatattgcccttgtaaagccttcggtcagttctttcatttccaatgcacgtagttgatacgtccattttgcatcatgcttttatattaatatttattgcattatgagctattattacacattatatcacaatacttatgcattttcactcttattttataaggtttacatgaaaagggagaatgccggtgatacgtctcgaacgtatctataatttatgaagcattcatgctattatattatctatttttggatgtttatgggctttattatacacttttatattatttttgggact from Triticum aestivum cultivar Chinese Spring chromosome 3B, IWGSC CS RefSeq v2.1, whole genome shotgun sequence includes these protein-coding regions:
- the LOC123069282 gene encoding uncharacterized protein, whose product is MEGSSSRTPEITIVPAPRPAAAGGGGAVEAVKAASKEPISPGSPSPASKERPGAVSLPGWKLDSLCKESSSPTAMMARFPYF